The following is a genomic window from Deltaproteobacteria bacterium.
CGTCGGCCTCGGAGCGAAAGACGGTGCCGTGGGCGAACGACCGTGCCGCCGCGTACGCGCCGAACCGGGAGAAGCCCACGACGACCGAAGCGGCGAGGCCCGCGCCCGCGAGGTCGTCGCGGATGCCCCGCGCCCACGCGCTGGCGGACGGGGCGAGGCGCTCGAGGCCCGTGGGATCGAGGAAGAAAACCCCCGGCTCGTCGCGCACGACCTCGACGCGGGGCGAGTGCGTCGTGAGGATGCCCAGCGCCTCGCGCAGGCCGGCCTCGATGTCGGGTTCCGAAACGACCCCCGCGACCAGTTGCGCGCACAGCGACAGGCCCTGCGCGTAGGACATGCCGGGCAGGATGCCGAATTGCCGGGCCGCCTCGTTGGCCCACAGGGTGCGGCCCTGCGCCTTGTCGTGATCGACCACGACGGCGGGGCGGTCCTTCCACTCCGGGTGCCGCCGAAGCAGCACCTGGAGCGGGAAGGCGGGCAGGTCAACGCATGCCAGGCGGGCCATCGACGTTCACCTCGCGACGTCGCCCCGGCCCGTGGCGCTTGTCTTTGAGCACCTCCCACGCGCACACCCGCCGCGGGTCGTCGCCGGGATGCGCGGCGGCGTTTTCGCAACCGGCCTCGAAACGCAGGGAGACGAGCGGCCCGAGCGACGGCAGCTCGGGCGGCGTGCGCGTGAGAAAGACGATCGCCAGGGCGTGATGCGACGCGAGCCCTCCCAGCCGGGAGAGCGCGTTTTGCGGCACGTCGGGGTCGGCGCAAAGGTCCACGACGACCAGCCCGAAGGATCCCGAACGGGCCAGATGATCCGCCGCCCGAAGCCGGCGGAGCGCGTCGGGACCGCGGATGACGACGAGGCTCTCCAGGTCGACCCCGTTGTCCGCGAAATCGGGCGGAAAAAAGCTCTGGTCGGCGGGCGTCACCCACGCGCACAGCTCGTTTTCGATCTGCGCCCGGACGACGATCTCGGACGCGACCGTGAGCTGCGCGCCGCGCCGCGCCGCCGAGATCTCGATCAGTCGGCCCGTCAGGTTTTCCCATGCCCAAGGATCGACGAGCGGGCGTGCGGACGGCACCGCCCCGGTTTTGCGCAGGGCGCCAGCGGGCAGGTCCTCGTACAGACGGGCCAGATCGGCGGCGCTCATGACTGGCTCCTGAAACTCATGTCAGGACTCCACGAAGGGAATGGCTTCGAGGTAGCGGCGGATCTCGATCACCTTGCCTAAAATCCGGACCGCATCGGCGGAGAGCCGGATCGGGGCGAATTCCGAATTCTCGGGGACGAGATCGACGACGCCGGACCGAACGCGCAGCCGCTTGACGGTGGCCTCGTCCTCGACCAGCGCCACGACGATGTCCCCCGAATCCGCGCGCTCCTGCCGGCGCACGACCGCGATGTCGCCGGGCCGGATGCCCGCGCCCGTCATGCTCTCGCCGCGCACCCGCAGGGCGAAAAACTCCCCCGGCGGCATGGCGGGCGAGGCGGACAGCCAGCCCTCCGGGTCCTCGAACGCGGTGGTCAGCGCGCCCGCCTGCACCGCGCCCAGCAGCGGGATGCCCATCGGACGCCGCGACCGCGGATTCGATTCGGGCGGCAGGCGATACCCCCGGGCGGCACCCGCCGTCTTTTGCAGCCGGCCCTCGCGCACGAGGTTCTCCAGATGGCGGCGCGCGACCTCGACCGCGCCCAAGCCCATCGCGCGCTGGATCTCGCGGATCGTCGGCGGATCGCCGCGACGCAGCCGTTCGGCGACGAAGCGATAGATCCGCTCACGGGTCTGCCCGGTCGGTGTTCTGGACATCGTGCTCTCCGCGTCTCGCGCGCGCTCGACAGCGCCGTTCGGCGTCGTCGTTTCCCTCGTCTTCAATAGAAGACATTTGTCTTCATTTGTCAAGCAAAAAAACCCCGCTCGCGGGTTGACCGTGAGCGGGGCCGGAGGGTGTCGTTTCGGGTTCGGCTACGCCTTCTGTCCGGCGGGCGCGCCGGGCGCGCGGCCCGAGCCGTTCGCGCCGTTCGCGATCTTCGCGCGGATGTTGAACAGGTCCTTCACGCCCTCGATCTTGCCGCCGAGGCCGCGTCCCCACATCGCCCGGATCGTCGCCACCATGCCGTGGTACATCTTGTGCGTGTAGGGCTGCCAGAAGGGGCTCCACGCGGGCTGGCGCACCAGGTCGTAGTTGATGTGATACGGGATGCACAGGCCGCGCAGGCCCTCGTCGCTGTGGACGCGGCCGACGCCCGACGTCTTCACGCCGCCCCACGGGGTTTCGGGCAGGCCGTGCGTGAGCAGCACCTCGTTGACCATGACGGTGCCGGCCTCGAGCTGCTCGGCGATGCGCTTCGCCTTGAACTTGTTGGTCGAGAAGACGTAGGCGTTCAGGCCGAACTTGGAGTCGTTCGCGCGGCGGATCGCCTCGTCCTCGGTCCGATACTTCATGATCGGCAGCGTCGGGCCGAAGGTTTCCTCGCGCACGCACTCGAAGCTGTCATCGACATCGACGATCACGGTCGGGGCATAGAACTGCCCGGGGCCCTCGATCTTGTAGCCGCCGGTCAGGAACTTCGCACCGGCTTTCTTCGCCTCTTCCATCTGGTTGATGACGACCTTGAGCTGGCCGGGGTCGGTCATCGGGCCCATCGAGACGCCGTCCTCGATCGGGTTGCCGACCTTGAGCTTCGAGACGCGCTCGACGACCTTCTTGACGACCTCGTCGTAAATCGACTCGTGCACGT
Proteins encoded in this region:
- the lexA gene encoding repressor LexA, whose amino-acid sequence is MSRTPTGQTRERIYRFVAERLRRGDPPTIREIQRAMGLGAVEVARRHLENLVREGRLQKTAGAARGYRLPPESNPRSRRPMGIPLLGAVQAGALTTAFEDPEGWLSASPAMPPGEFFALRVRGESMTGAGIRPGDIAVVRRQERADSGDIVVALVEDEATVKRLRVRSGVVDLVPENSEFAPIRLSADAVRILGKVIEIRRYLEAIPFVES
- a CDS encoding recombinase A, producing MSAADLARLYEDLPAGALRKTGAVPSARPLVDPWAWENLTGRLIEISAARRGAQLTVASEIVVRAQIENELCAWVTPADQSFFPPDFADNGVDLESLVVIRGPDALRRLRAADHLARSGSFGLVVVDLCADPDVPQNALSRLGGLASHHALAIVFLTRTPPELPSLGPLVSLRFEAGCENAAAHPGDDPRRVCAWEVLKDKRHGPGRRREVNVDGPPGMR